In Candidatus Nitronauta litoralis, one DNA window encodes the following:
- a CDS encoding DegT/DnrJ/EryC1/StrS aminotransferase family protein, giving the protein MLNTPFEDWPKFSKEEADAVAAVLRSNRVNYLTGKKGREFENKFAKWCGAQYAVALSNGTVALELSLKALGIGPGDEVIVSPRTFVASISCIAAVGATPVFADVDRDSQNITAETIQPALSRKSRAIICVHLAGWPCEMDPILKLARKHKLKVIEDCAQAHGALYKGKPVGSLGHIAAWSFCQDKIMTTGGEGGMVTTNNKKLWSQIWSLKDHGKSWSAVYEKKHPPGNGFRWVVESFGTNGRLTEMQSAVGLIQLGRMKEWKQKRQDNVAQILEVCRKFSGLRVPEVPDHVDHAGYRAYVFARPENLKRGWSRDRIMEQINALGVPCYVGSCSEVYREKVFEKTGWRPRKPLPNAKELGETSLMFLVHPTLRKSDIVKTRKAIEKVLNEASK; this is encoded by the coding sequence ATGCTGAACACACCCTTTGAAGACTGGCCAAAATTTTCCAAAGAAGAAGCCGATGCCGTCGCCGCAGTGCTCAGGTCCAACCGGGTCAATTACCTTACGGGAAAAAAAGGCCGGGAATTTGAAAACAAATTCGCCAAATGGTGCGGTGCCCAATATGCAGTGGCCCTTTCCAACGGTACGGTTGCTCTTGAACTGTCATTGAAAGCATTGGGGATTGGTCCGGGTGATGAAGTGATCGTATCCCCCAGAACTTTTGTGGCTTCGATCTCCTGCATTGCCGCTGTTGGTGCAACGCCGGTGTTTGCGGATGTGGACCGGGATTCGCAAAATATTACTGCAGAAACAATACAACCCGCTCTGTCAAGAAAATCCCGCGCGATCATTTGCGTCCATCTCGCCGGTTGGCCTTGCGAAATGGACCCCATATTAAAACTGGCCAGGAAACACAAACTGAAAGTGATCGAAGATTGCGCGCAGGCTCATGGCGCACTCTATAAAGGAAAACCTGTCGGATCCCTGGGGCACATCGCCGCCTGGTCTTTCTGCCAGGACAAGATCATGACCACCGGAGGTGAAGGGGGGATGGTCACGACCAACAATAAAAAACTGTGGTCACAAATCTGGTCGTTGAAAGACCATGGCAAAAGCTGGTCCGCCGTGTATGAAAAAAAACATCCACCAGGCAACGGTTTCCGCTGGGTGGTTGAATCCTTTGGAACCAACGGGCGATTGACCGAGATGCAATCAGCAGTCGGGTTGATTCAGCTTGGTCGTATGAAGGAATGGAAACAAAAGAGGCAGGACAACGTAGCGCAAATCCTTGAAGTCTGTCGAAAGTTTTCAGGCTTGCGTGTTCCTGAAGTTCCGGATCATGTCGACCACGCAGGATATAGAGCCTATGTGTTTGCTCGTCCGGAGAATTTGAAGAGAGGCTGGAGTCGCGACCGCATCATGGAACAGATCAATGCGCTCGGGGTACCGTGTTACGTAGGGTCCTGTTCGGAAGTGTATCGGGAAAAGGTTTTTGAAAAAACCGGATGGCGACCCCGGAAACCTCTGCCGAATGCCAAAGAACTTGGAGAAACCAGCCTCATGTTTCTCGTGCATCCCACTTTAAGAAAATCAGATATTGTCAAAACACGCAAAGCGATTGAAAAGGTTTTGAATGAAGCTTCAAAATAG
- a CDS encoding acetyltransferase, with amino-acid sequence MQKLYGVYGANGAGRGVLPIARENLKAAGEDEISRLVFIDDHPKAEEINNTPILTYEQFIASPEPDKSVSIAIADSEIREKLVNKCSQDSLKFFSIRAENAVVMDSVEIGEGAIVSPFVTFTSNIKIGKHFHANLYSYVEHDCIVGDFVTFAPGVQCNGNIVIEDHAYIGAGAVIRQGKPGQPMTIGKGAVIGMGAVVTKSVATGTTVAGCPAKPIS; translated from the coding sequence ATTCAAAAACTGTATGGGGTCTACGGCGCTAACGGAGCAGGTCGCGGCGTTCTTCCGATTGCACGGGAAAATTTAAAAGCTGCTGGAGAGGATGAAATTTCCCGCCTGGTGTTTATAGACGACCACCCCAAAGCTGAAGAGATAAACAACACTCCGATTTTAACGTACGAGCAGTTTATTGCGTCGCCTGAACCAGATAAATCCGTTAGCATTGCGATTGCCGATTCTGAAATTCGCGAGAAACTGGTTAATAAATGCTCACAGGATTCCCTGAAGTTTTTTTCCATCAGGGCCGAGAATGCTGTGGTCATGGATTCGGTTGAAATAGGAGAAGGTGCTATTGTCTCTCCCTTTGTGACGTTCACCTCCAACATAAAAATTGGAAAACACTTTCATGCCAATCTTTATTCGTATGTCGAGCATGATTGTATTGTCGGCGATTTTGTGACCTTTGCCCCGGGAGTGCAATGCAACGGCAATATCGTCATAGAAGACCACGCCTACATCGGTGCCGGTGCCGTGATTCGGCAGGGGAAACCGGGTCAGCCCATGACCATAGGAAAAGGTGCCGTGATTGGTATGGGGGCGGTTGTCACCAAAAGCGTGGCGACGGGTACTACTGTTGCAGGTTGCCCGGCAAAACCAATTTCCTGA
- a CDS encoding phosphatidylserine decarboxylase, whose amino-acid sequence MNGNNRTRKPDSQSPVPTHQYIDSETGQVLTEQLFGDPLIRFIYSDLRERIPLMYEAVTNARMSSILGFLNFETKLGARLCGQRRWLRNNRINLDECMEPPHRLDTPGKVFERKIRYWETRPMPTQSNCVVSPADSRVIAGSFDDHSLLEIKNKFFDFEELLAKDKTQWLETFRHGSFLIFRLTPEKYHFNHLPVAGRVVDVYDIPGNYHSCNPTAVVHLVTPYSKNKRSVTIINTDVPGGTGVGMVAMIEVVALMIGDIQQCYSAERYDNPVPIASGMFLKRGQPKSLFRPGSSTTVLMFENNRICFNPRLLFNQRHPWAQSRFTKSFGKPLVETDIKVRSWVATAKEVE is encoded by the coding sequence ATGAACGGGAACAATCGGACCAGAAAACCAGATTCTCAATCACCGGTTCCAACTCATCAGTATATTGACAGTGAAACCGGCCAGGTTTTGACCGAACAATTGTTTGGCGATCCCCTTATTCGGTTCATTTATTCTGATCTGCGTGAACGCATCCCATTGATGTATGAGGCAGTGACCAATGCCCGAATGTCCAGTATTTTGGGTTTTTTAAACTTTGAAACAAAACTGGGGGCTCGTCTTTGTGGACAGAGGCGTTGGCTCCGGAATAACCGCATTAACCTTGATGAATGCATGGAGCCCCCCCACCGGCTAGACACTCCAGGGAAGGTATTTGAACGCAAGATTCGCTATTGGGAAACACGACCCATGCCCACACAGAGTAATTGTGTGGTCTCGCCTGCGGATTCGCGGGTCATCGCAGGCTCGTTCGATGATCACTCCTTACTTGAAATAAAAAACAAGTTTTTTGATTTTGAAGAACTGCTGGCAAAAGACAAAACCCAATGGCTCGAAACCTTTCGCCATGGAAGTTTCTTAATATTTCGCCTTACTCCTGAAAAATACCATTTCAACCACCTGCCCGTCGCTGGCCGTGTGGTCGATGTCTATGATATTCCCGGCAACTACCATTCCTGCAACCCTACTGCTGTCGTTCATCTGGTCACACCCTATTCTAAAAATAAACGTTCGGTGACCATCATAAACACAGATGTACCTGGTGGAACCGGAGTGGGTATGGTAGCCATGATTGAAGTCGTGGCCTTGATGATTGGGGATATCCAACAATGCTACTCGGCAGAGCGGTACGATAATCCCGTTCCAATTGCTTCTGGAATGTTTCTTAAACGAGGGCAGCCAAAGAGCCTTTTCCGACCGGGGAGCAGCACAACGGTGTTGATGTTTGAAAATAATCGAATCTGTTTTAACCCTCGTCTTTTATTCAATCAACGCCATCCATGGGCTCAAAGCCGTTTTACCAAAAGTTTTGGCAAACCCCTGGTTGAAACAGATATCAAGGTCCGTTCCTGGGTGGCCACAGCAAAGGAAGTCGAATAA
- a CDS encoding ABC transporter ATP-binding protein: protein MKDFSKILKFARPYSKSLIFAFLCLVLTSAITLILPMIVKDMINATLVTKDSDLLNSRTWDLVIVICLQLVFAVLTNFILGFVANRVTADFRIEFFQHVQRLSIGFFQDRRVGELLSRLGNDITVIQNALITIPVAVLRQTIMLIGGLAIICYLNWKLTGLILLILPPLMLFARIFGRRLRKLAEKVQDKLAGAAVVLEEVASSIQVVKSYTREPYEQKRFEEGIETALEAEIEKLKISSFFGPFILFLTFLVSASLVWYGGHQVMEGQTSYGELAAFFLYAIIIAGPIGTFVRLYTQIQESLGAVRRVYEILDTPPEILQPENPVKLERIEGRIQFEDVSFAYHSDQPVLQNVSFQIEPGERAALVGPSGAGKSTIVALLHRFFDVGSGTIRLDGKDIKTLDLPTYLGQVALVPQDTILFGGTVRENILYGKLEATEEEMIEAAQAAHAHDFITQLEKGYDTPVGEKGVKLSGGERQRIAIARAVLKDPKILILDEATSSLDTQSEGLIQDALERLMANRTTFIIAHRLSTVHHADQILVLDKGTLRESGTHQSLMQIEGLYHKLYTMRAFDEPVGAETGPEPS from the coding sequence ATGAAAGATTTTTCCAAAATTCTCAAATTTGCAAGGCCATATTCCAAAAGCCTGATTTTTGCGTTTCTTTGTCTGGTCCTGACTTCCGCAATCACCCTCATTCTTCCGATGATTGTGAAGGACATGATCAATGCCACCCTGGTCACCAAAGATAGTGATCTTTTAAACAGCCGCACCTGGGATCTGGTCATCGTTATATGTTTACAGCTTGTGTTTGCCGTGCTGACCAATTTCATCCTCGGCTTTGTCGCCAACCGGGTCACAGCAGATTTTCGTATTGAATTTTTCCAGCACGTTCAGCGGCTTTCTATCGGATTTTTCCAGGACCGTCGGGTGGGAGAATTGTTGTCACGCCTTGGAAACGATATCACGGTAATTCAAAACGCCCTGATCACAATTCCGGTTGCGGTGTTGCGACAGACCATCATGCTGATCGGTGGTCTTGCGATCATCTGTTACCTCAATTGGAAACTGACCGGACTGATCCTGCTCATCCTGCCACCGTTGATGCTGTTCGCTCGTATTTTTGGTCGACGGCTCAGAAAGCTTGCGGAAAAGGTTCAGGACAAACTGGCCGGTGCTGCGGTCGTTCTCGAAGAAGTTGCCTCATCTATACAGGTCGTCAAGTCTTACACCCGCGAACCGTATGAACAAAAACGGTTTGAAGAAGGCATCGAAACCGCGCTGGAAGCTGAAATAGAAAAGTTGAAAATCTCTTCTTTCTTCGGTCCTTTCATTCTGTTCCTGACCTTTCTGGTCTCAGCTTCACTGGTCTGGTATGGCGGGCACCAGGTGATGGAAGGTCAAACCTCTTACGGGGAACTCGCCGCATTTTTTCTTTATGCCATCATCATAGCCGGTCCTATTGGGACCTTTGTAAGACTGTACACACAGATTCAGGAGTCACTGGGTGCTGTACGGCGTGTTTATGAAATCCTCGACACTCCCCCGGAAATTCTGCAGCCTGAGAACCCGGTCAAGCTCGAACGAATTGAAGGGCGCATCCAATTTGAAGACGTTTCGTTTGCCTACCATTCCGATCAACCTGTATTACAAAATGTCTCTTTTCAAATCGAACCAGGCGAACGTGCTGCTCTGGTAGGACCCAGTGGGGCGGGGAAATCAACGATTGTCGCTCTTCTCCACCGGTTTTTTGATGTTGGGTCTGGAACCATCCGCCTGGATGGGAAGGATATCAAAACCCTCGATCTCCCTACCTATCTGGGGCAGGTTGCACTTGTTCCCCAAGACACCATTTTGTTTGGTGGAACAGTTCGCGAAAATATCCTCTACGGAAAGCTTGAAGCAACGGAAGAGGAAATGATTGAAGCAGCACAAGCCGCTCACGCGCATGACTTCATCACTCAACTCGAAAAAGGGTACGATACACCTGTTGGAGAAAAGGGAGTTAAACTTTCCGGAGGTGAACGCCAACGGATTGCCATTGCACGCGCTGTGCTTAAAGATCCTAAAATTCTCATCCTTGACGAGGCCACTTCATCGCTGGACACTCAATCAGAAGGACTGATCCAGGATGCACTGGAAAGACTCATGGCCAACAGGACCACCTTTATCATCGCGCACCGCCTCAGCACGGTCCACCATGCCGACCAGATTCTGGTTCTTGATAAAGGTACCTTGAGGGAATCCGGCACACACCAGAGCCTGATGCAAATTGAAGGGCTTTACCACAAGCTATACACCATGCGGGCTTTTGATGAACCCGTCGGCGCTGAAACCGGTCCGGAGCCTTCCTGA
- a CDS encoding NAD-dependent epimerase/dehydratase family protein: protein MSTRKLLVTGASGFVGGFLLERLQRENSVSLIGLHHWELKEDANTLSDPDLAWHRADLPHNDLSPLVSGIDTVFHLAAQFSLNEKKSDQQDMQRVNVEGTRHLRVVTCYWLAPMKREGKESC, encoded by the coding sequence TTGTCCACGCGAAAACTTCTGGTCACAGGTGCCAGCGGATTTGTCGGAGGCTTTCTGCTTGAGAGACTTCAACGAGAAAACTCCGTCTCCCTAATCGGATTGCATCACTGGGAACTGAAAGAAGACGCCAACACACTTTCTGATCCAGACCTCGCCTGGCACAGGGCCGACCTGCCTCATAACGATCTTAGTCCGTTGGTGAGTGGGATTGATACAGTCTTTCACCTCGCGGCACAATTTTCACTAAACGAAAAAAAATCCGACCAGCAAGACATGCAACGCGTAAACGTGGAAGGGACCCGGCACCTGAGGGTTGTCACCTGTTACTGGTTGGCCCCGATGAAGAGGGAAGGGAAAGAGAGCTGCTAG
- a CDS encoding glycosyltransferase family 4 protein, translating to MRPARHATRKRGRDPAPEGCHLLLVGPDEEGRERELLALSELVKDRVHRMDFTHHPEHVLSAADVICLPSYREGFGSVLIEASAVGLPAIASKIYGITDAGEEGVTYLLHEPGSVSELTDAMQLLADNTELRHNMGIAARKRASARFSEQQVTGAMVHLYQGLTA from the coding sequence ATCCGACCAGCAAGACATGCAACGCGTAAACGTGGAAGGGACCCGGCACCTGAGGGTTGTCACCTGTTACTGGTTGGCCCCGATGAAGAGGGAAGGGAAAGAGAGCTGCTAGCCTTGTCGGAGCTTGTGAAAGATCGAGTTCATCGAATGGATTTTACTCACCACCCCGAGCACGTTCTTTCGGCAGCTGACGTGATTTGTTTGCCTAGTTATCGGGAAGGGTTTGGGTCTGTATTAATTGAAGCATCTGCCGTCGGGCTCCCTGCTATTGCATCGAAAATCTATGGTATAACCGATGCAGGAGAGGAAGGGGTCACGTACCTTCTGCATGAGCCGGGTTCTGTTAGTGAATTGACGGATGCGATGCAACTACTGGCAGACAATACAGAGCTTCGTCATAATATGGGGATCGCGGCAAGGAAACGGGCCAGTGCCCGTTTTTCCGAACAACAGGTGACCGGAGCGATGGTCCATCTGTACCAGGGCCTGACCGCCTGA
- a CDS encoding CBS domain-containing protein: MAKVAEFMSHQVFSISPDQHAHKAVEEMYQNGISALIVKKDDEDVGIFTKTDWMVLVLKGECDPKELKVSSLMTDIKHTIGKDETIARACAIIEEKNVRHIPVKEGNKIVGMFSVKDLEKYYLSLHKKTEF, encoded by the coding sequence ATGGCAAAAGTTGCGGAGTTTATGAGTCACCAGGTATTTTCAATAAGCCCGGACCAACATGCGCACAAGGCAGTTGAAGAGATGTACCAAAATGGGATCAGCGCGCTGATTGTAAAAAAGGATGATGAGGATGTTGGGATATTTACCAAAACCGATTGGATGGTTCTGGTTTTGAAAGGCGAATGTGACCCAAAAGAGTTGAAGGTTTCCTCCCTGATGACAGATATTAAGCACACCATTGGTAAAGATGAAACCATCGCCAGAGCTTGCGCCATAATTGAGGAAAAAAACGTCCGGCATATTCCGGTCAAAGAGGGAAATAAAATTGTGGGGATGTTTTCAGTCAAGGACCTGGAAAAATATTATTTGAGTTTGCATAAGAAAACTGAGTTTTAG
- a CDS encoding DUF1926 domain-containing protein — MKTEPLKFLFAVHNHQPVGNFGHVFEETFEKCYRPYLETLSQFPQLKTSAHFSGPLLEWIEAHRPDYLKQIRKMVGAGQLEVLGGGFYEPLLATIPEEDALGQIQMMSRYLKEKFGAAPRGLWLAERIWSPTLPRVISQAGIEFTILDDTHFSYSGLEDKAIHGYYITESEGYPLNLFPISKELRYSIPFDLPEVTLEKLVTMQKERQCEGLTYADDGEKFGSWPDTWDWVYGERYLERLFQSLQDNRDKIETLHFGEYLDQHRPNGRVYLPPASYEEMMEWALPVHTSQELHHLKQEMTEKEIDPNISRRFIRGGLWNNFLVKYPASNRMHKRMLLASRKVNQLAESDPDKPEALRHLYRAQCNCSYWHGMFGGLYLNYLRHAVYENLLKAQTLASRGLQDTNIKIESLDYDLDGQQEFLVTHPQMTVVISPARGGGVVEFDYLPASFNITNILERSKEAYHQAILDHVERTDDSGDQPQSIHDRVRFKQEGLETFLVYDKEERLSLQEHFVAPEVSMDQVKSGTYEVLGAFAGQPFKTTLIKAGSNSDSSLRFSRKTGLGANRQSVELIKHLTFQKNEASIQTRYEVIHTGEEYLKGSLGVEFNVSLLAGEAPDRYFIDPSGEFSNKPLVTEGQAFGRKRWGMRDEWSGIEVSWDLEQAARILFYPVETVSQSEDGFEKTYQGTCLWFLWDVDLKPDEKKGWEIIWKVERV, encoded by the coding sequence TTGAAAACTGAACCTCTCAAGTTTCTGTTCGCTGTTCACAACCACCAACCCGTTGGAAACTTCGGACATGTTTTTGAAGAAACGTTCGAGAAATGCTACCGGCCGTATCTGGAAACACTTTCTCAATTTCCTCAACTAAAAACTTCCGCACATTTTTCCGGCCCCCTGCTTGAGTGGATTGAAGCTCATCGACCTGATTATTTAAAACAGATACGGAAAATGGTAGGAGCAGGCCAACTGGAAGTTCTGGGTGGCGGGTTTTACGAACCTCTGCTAGCGACCATCCCGGAAGAAGACGCTCTGGGACAAATCCAGATGATGAGCCGATACCTCAAGGAAAAATTTGGTGCAGCTCCACGTGGGTTGTGGCTTGCCGAGCGCATCTGGTCCCCCACCCTGCCACGTGTTATCTCCCAGGCGGGAATCGAGTTCACCATTCTCGACGACACCCATTTTTCTTATTCCGGACTTGAGGACAAGGCCATTCACGGCTACTACATCACGGAAAGCGAAGGTTATCCCCTAAACCTTTTTCCCATTTCAAAAGAACTGCGGTATTCCATTCCATTCGACCTGCCGGAAGTGACATTGGAAAAACTGGTCACCATGCAGAAAGAGCGCCAATGCGAAGGATTGACTTACGCTGACGATGGCGAAAAGTTCGGCAGCTGGCCTGACACCTGGGACTGGGTTTATGGAGAACGTTACCTCGAACGGTTATTTCAATCCCTGCAGGACAATAGGGACAAAATTGAAACATTGCACTTTGGTGAATATCTCGACCAGCACAGACCCAATGGACGCGTGTACCTTCCTCCCGCCTCTTATGAAGAAATGATGGAATGGGCGCTTCCCGTGCACACGTCCCAGGAACTTCATCATCTTAAACAGGAAATGACCGAAAAGGAGATAGATCCCAACATATCGCGCCGGTTCATCCGTGGAGGACTGTGGAATAATTTTCTTGTCAAATATCCCGCGAGTAACCGAATGCATAAAAGGATGTTACTGGCCAGCAGGAAAGTTAATCAGCTGGCAGAGTCCGACCCTGATAAACCGGAAGCTTTGCGTCACCTTTATCGCGCTCAATGCAACTGTTCATACTGGCACGGCATGTTTGGTGGACTTTACCTGAACTATTTGCGCCATGCGGTTTATGAAAACCTCCTGAAAGCGCAGACCCTTGCCAGCCGCGGCTTGCAAGACACGAATATAAAGATTGAAAGTCTGGACTACGATCTGGACGGTCAGCAAGAGTTCCTGGTGACTCATCCCCAAATGACGGTGGTAATATCGCCGGCTCGCGGGGGAGGGGTAGTTGAGTTTGATTACCTGCCTGCCTCTTTCAATATTACTAACATTCTGGAACGCTCAAAAGAAGCATATCATCAAGCCATTCTGGATCACGTAGAACGCACCGATGATTCCGGGGATCAACCTCAATCGATTCATGACCGCGTTCGGTTCAAGCAGGAGGGGTTGGAAACGTTTCTAGTGTATGACAAGGAGGAACGCCTCTCACTGCAGGAACATTTCGTCGCACCTGAAGTATCGATGGATCAGGTAAAATCGGGAACCTATGAAGTTTTGGGTGCCTTCGCCGGACAACCTTTTAAAACAACTCTTATTAAGGCTGGCAGCAACTCCGACTCTTCTTTGCGATTTTCCAGAAAAACAGGACTTGGAGCAAACCGGCAATCGGTAGAGCTTATCAAACACTTAACATTCCAGAAAAACGAAGCCTCAATTCAGACACGTTATGAAGTTATTCACACCGGAGAGGAATATTTAAAAGGATCGTTGGGAGTTGAGTTTAATGTTTCCCTATTGGCCGGGGAGGCGCCTGACCGGTATTTTATTGACCCTTCGGGCGAATTTTCAAATAAACCCCTGGTTACAGAGGGACAGGCTTTTGGAAGAAAGCGTTGGGGGATGCGCGATGAATGGTCCGGGATTGAGGTCTCCTGGGACCTGGAGCAGGCCGCCCGGATCTTGTTTTATCCTGTAGAAACCGTTTCCCAATCAGAAGATGGTTTTGAAAAAACCTATCAAGGGACCTGCCTGTGGTTTCTCTGGGATGTTGATTTAAAACCGGATGAAAAAAAAGGATGGGAAATAATCTGGAAGGTGGAACGGGTTTAA
- a CDS encoding prolipoprotein diacylglyceryl transferase — MSFIDLVFLFILSIALISYLIWGFKYLPGESRQILAVLPIKKRSGDSWDGLNITWYGLLVANGVTGAAALSIFLFGGLGWNTLKGLLLIAWILAWALPSAKIIARWVEEKPNTFTTSGAFAAGLVVAWPGVILINQISGDALGTAFDPMNALTLLMIAYVFGEGLGRLGCISFGCCYGKRVEDCPPWLRRVVDHFHFVFQGKTKKIAYAQGWEGIPVVPVQGITAIVLVFTGLISLTIFLSGHPSAAFLVALSFSQAWRVFSEYFRSDYRGNGTFTFYQVISLISIFLGIGLTFFIKDIENQSFDLLRGTESFRQSTTLLFLNGLWIIVLYYMGRSRVTGSSIRFHVNQNGT, encoded by the coding sequence ATGTCTTTCATTGATCTGGTTTTTTTATTCATTCTTTCTATCGCATTAATTTCGTATTTAATTTGGGGCTTCAAGTATTTACCGGGCGAGTCCAGGCAAATTCTGGCTGTCCTTCCAATAAAAAAAAGAAGTGGCGATTCCTGGGATGGCCTCAACATCACCTGGTACGGGCTCCTCGTCGCCAATGGGGTGACGGGGGCGGCGGCTTTGTCTATTTTTCTATTCGGAGGCCTTGGATGGAATACCCTAAAGGGACTTCTTCTGATCGCGTGGATTCTGGCGTGGGCACTTCCTTCGGCGAAGATCATAGCGCGTTGGGTGGAGGAAAAACCAAATACCTTCACAACGAGCGGCGCTTTTGCCGCAGGACTGGTAGTCGCCTGGCCCGGCGTTATCTTAATCAACCAAATCTCAGGCGACGCGCTTGGAACCGCCTTTGATCCTATGAATGCCCTGACGTTGCTTATGATCGCTTATGTCTTTGGTGAGGGCCTGGGTAGGCTTGGTTGTATCAGTTTCGGGTGCTGCTATGGCAAACGTGTGGAAGATTGTCCACCCTGGCTACGCAGGGTGGTCGATCATTTCCATTTTGTATTTCAAGGTAAAACAAAAAAAATCGCCTATGCGCAAGGGTGGGAGGGAATCCCGGTGGTACCGGTACAGGGCATCACAGCTATTGTACTTGTATTCACCGGACTAATTTCTTTAACAATATTTTTATCTGGGCATCCTTCGGCTGCATTTTTGGTAGCCCTTTCTTTTTCCCAGGCGTGGCGCGTGTTTTCAGAATATTTTCGTTCAGATTATAGAGGAAATGGAACATTTACATTTTATCAAGTGATCAGTCTGATCTCTATTTTCCTCGGTATTGGGTTAACTTTCTTTATTAAGGATATAGAAAATCAAAGTTTCGATTTACTTCGTGGGACAGAAAGTTTTCGTCAATCGACCACATTGTTATTCCTTAATGGTCTCTGGATAATTGTATTGTACTATATGGGGAGAAGCCGGGTCACCGGTTCCTCCATTCGCTTCCACGTCAATCAAAACGGTACTTGA
- a CDS encoding YaiI/YqxD family protein has translation MKIWVDADACPTAIKDILIRVAERTRIPVVFVANQWMRLPESDVISFVRVEHGPDIADDKIAEECRTGDLVITADIPLAARTVEKGVQALDPRGTLYDQENIRQKLSMRDFMDTLRSSGVETDGPKSFNPKDSSKFANALDKFIARR, from the coding sequence GTGAAGATCTGGGTGGATGCGGATGCTTGTCCTACGGCAATCAAGGATATTTTAATTCGGGTGGCAGAGCGGACCCGGATTCCCGTAGTTTTTGTAGCCAACCAATGGATGCGCCTGCCGGAATCCGACGTTATCAGTTTTGTACGTGTCGAGCATGGCCCGGATATTGCCGATGACAAAATTGCCGAAGAATGCAGGACCGGTGATCTTGTCATAACTGCAGATATACCCCTTGCCGCCCGCACCGTAGAAAAAGGAGTGCAGGCATTGGATCCGCGGGGAACGCTTTATGATCAGGAAAATATCCGGCAGAAATTAAGCATGCGCGATTTTATGGATACCTTACGGAGCAGTGGTGTCGAAACCGATGGTCCGAAAAGTTTTAATCCAAAAGACAGTTCAAAGTTTGCCAACGCACTGGATAAGTTTATTGCGAGGAGATGA
- a CDS encoding sugar transferase: MKRIFDIVLATLGSVALFPILIGLAILIFCKMGPPVIFSQFRPGLNGKPFRIFKFRTMLERFNNEGNRLPDEERLTSLGRFLRKNSLDELPGLWNVIKGEMSLVGPRPLLVEYLSLYTPEQARRHEVRPGITGWTQIHGHPGITWEEKFELDVWYVDNRSLWIDIKILCTTMLKILKRQMISEEGQTALPKFKGSG; this comes from the coding sequence ATGAAACGGATTTTCGACATTGTGCTGGCGACTCTGGGTTCGGTTGCCCTATTTCCGATTTTGATCGGATTGGCCATCCTCATTTTTTGTAAAATGGGACCACCGGTGATCTTCAGTCAGTTCCGGCCTGGTTTAAATGGAAAACCCTTCAGGATTTTCAAGTTCCGCACCATGTTGGAACGCTTTAATAATGAAGGAAACCGGTTACCGGATGAAGAACGCCTGACATCTCTTGGCAGGTTCCTGAGAAAAAACAGCCTCGATGAACTTCCGGGATTATGGAATGTGATAAAAGGAGAAATGAGCCTCGTCGGACCTCGTCCCTTGCTGGTGGAATATTTATCTTTGTACACCCCGGAACAAGCGCGCAGGCACGAAGTGCGGCCCGGAATTACCGGATGGACCCAAATTCACGGACACCCGGGCATCACCTGGGAAGAAAAGTTTGAGCTGGATGTGTGGTATGTCGATAACCGGTCTTTATGGATTGATATCAAAATTCTCTGTACTACAATGCTGAAAATACTCAAGCGCCAAATGATATCTGAAGAAGGACAAACCGCGCTGCCAAAATTCAAGGGTTCAGGTTGA
- a CDS encoding helix-turn-helix transcriptional regulator: MEDKKAGAAKYLGRRLREWRKTLPLKSFELARLIKISQGSLSDIENDKSLPSADTLAKLYQHTSVNIIWLLTGKGSMTRTETGSGGEGMTDVVQESAEAYGEDQRLMELIAKLVRIYRKGGPEKRAHLVGFLNGADPGE; this comes from the coding sequence ATGGAAGATAAAAAAGCGGGCGCTGCAAAATACCTGGGGCGGAGGTTACGAGAGTGGAGAAAGACTCTTCCGCTTAAATCATTTGAGTTGGCGCGTCTAATTAAAATTTCTCAAGGTTCCTTGTCTGATATTGAAAACGACAAGTCATTACCTTCTGCTGATACCCTTGCAAAACTCTATCAGCATACCAGTGTCAACATTATCTGGCTGCTCACGGGTAAAGGGTCTATGACAAGAACCGAAACCGGGAGTGGTGGAGAAGGGATGACCGACGTTGTTCAGGAGTCGGCAGAGGCGTATGGAGAGGATCAGAGGTTGATGGAATTGATAGCCAAACTTGTCAGGATATATCGCAAGGGAGGGCCGGAAAAAAGGGCTCATCTTGTTGGCTTTTTAAACGGGGCTGACCCAGGAGAATAA